A stretch of Cystobacter ferrugineus DNA encodes these proteins:
- a CDS encoding aldo/keto reductase → MHYRRFGRTGWQVSEIALGAWQLGADWGSVTEDEALATVRAALDRGINFIDTADVYGDGRSEQLVARAVKAHGRERVYIATKAGRRLNPHVAEGYDAPHLTGFVERSLRNLGTDRIDLLQLHCPPSAVYSQDATFAALDELVRQGKLRHWGVSVETVEEARRALAHPHLASIQIIFNIFRQKPAETLFAETAARDVAVIARVPLASGLLTGKLRRDTRFAADDHRQYNRHGEAFDVGETFSGVPFETGLDAVEELRPLVPAGASMARFALRWILMQQAVSCVIPGARNPAQAEANAAAADLPPLSEQTLAAVRSVYDRRIRPLVHARW, encoded by the coding sequence ATGCACTACCGCCGTTTTGGCCGTACTGGCTGGCAGGTTTCAGAGATCGCGCTGGGTGCCTGGCAGCTCGGCGCGGATTGGGGCTCGGTCACCGAGGACGAGGCGCTGGCCACGGTCCGCGCGGCGTTGGATCGCGGCATCAACTTCATCGACACGGCGGACGTCTATGGCGATGGCCGCAGCGAGCAACTGGTGGCGCGAGCGGTGAAGGCGCATGGCCGCGAGCGCGTCTACATCGCCACCAAGGCCGGACGCCGCCTCAACCCCCACGTCGCCGAGGGCTATGACGCTCCCCACCTGACGGGCTTCGTCGAGCGCTCGTTGCGCAACCTCGGCACGGACCGCATCGATCTGCTGCAACTCCACTGTCCACCGAGCGCCGTCTACTCCCAGGACGCGACGTTCGCCGCGCTCGATGAGCTGGTGCGCCAGGGCAAGCTGCGCCACTGGGGCGTGAGCGTCGAGACGGTGGAGGAGGCCCGGCGGGCGCTGGCACATCCCCACCTGGCCAGCATTCAAATCATCTTCAACATCTTCCGGCAGAAGCCGGCCGAGACGTTGTTCGCCGAGACGGCGGCGCGCGACGTGGCGGTGATCGCCCGGGTGCCGCTCGCCAGCGGCCTGCTGACGGGGAAGCTGCGCCGGGACACCCGCTTCGCCGCCGACGACCACCGCCAGTACAACCGCCACGGTGAGGCCTTCGACGTGGGCGAGACCTTCTCCGGCGTGCCTTTCGAGACGGGCCTGGACGCCGTCGAGGAGCTGCGTCCGCTCGTGCCAGCGGGGGCGAGCATGGCGCGGTTCGCCTTGCGATGGATTCTGATGCAGCAGGCGGTGAGCTGCGTCATCCCCGGGGCGAGGAATCCGGCCCAGGCCGAGGCCAACGCGGCCGCGGCGGATCTTCCTCCCCTGTCCGAGCAGACCCTGGCGGCGGTGCGCTCGGTGTACGACCGGCGCATCCGGCCGCTGGTACATGCGCGGTGGTGA
- a CDS encoding DNA polymerase beta superfamily protein, with translation MTRDPKHSDTPARPRGYEQVDRLSVPLPHGTEVTTRVERLAGERRIPQGVVGRVVRARDGGFDIQIVGVGELWYARDELVPRKPGQLQFALRRAATWDALRPCVVLETVVGSQAWGLANEASDVDLRGVFALPLPWHFGLADKAKDLVSADGSHTFWEVSKTVEQALRADPNTLETLFVPSARATDVLGEWLLAEREAFVSKAIFGSFGRYAMSQLDKLTRSQRLAEHRDLVLAWLCEEPAPSLDEVSRRLAAISPRTAPSPEDALLAAKTYLKQLYRSLWDQGLIEANDFAALTRYARGGGQRPPSARELRPKNAYNLLRLVVLATGWLEDGVPTFEVSGAMKARLLEIKSGQVPLEDVLRDAEALAPELEEAHRTSRLPAFPDYGRADRLLRRVGEELARRWVLKEPGPLGRDAPTPPAVTDREDET, from the coding sequence ATGACCCGCGACCCGAAGCATTCCGACACCCCGGCCCGTCCCCGAGGTTATGAGCAGGTGGACCGGCTCTCCGTTCCCCTCCCCCACGGCACCGAGGTCACCACCCGCGTGGAGCGGCTGGCCGGAGAGCGCCGCATCCCCCAGGGCGTGGTGGGCCGCGTGGTCCGCGCCCGGGACGGAGGCTTCGACATCCAGATCGTCGGCGTGGGCGAGCTCTGGTACGCCCGGGACGAGCTGGTGCCACGCAAGCCGGGCCAGCTCCAGTTCGCCCTGCGCCGCGCCGCTACCTGGGACGCCCTGCGCCCCTGCGTGGTGCTGGAGACCGTGGTGGGCTCCCAGGCGTGGGGCCTCGCCAACGAAGCCTCCGACGTCGACCTGCGCGGCGTCTTCGCCCTCCCCCTGCCCTGGCACTTCGGACTCGCCGACAAGGCGAAGGACCTGGTCAGCGCGGATGGCAGCCACACCTTCTGGGAAGTCTCCAAGACGGTGGAGCAGGCGCTCCGGGCCGATCCCAACACCCTGGAGACGCTCTTCGTCCCCAGCGCCCGCGCCACGGACGTGCTGGGCGAGTGGCTGCTCGCCGAGCGCGAGGCCTTCGTGTCCAAGGCGATCTTCGGCAGCTTCGGCCGGTATGCCATGAGCCAGCTCGACAAGCTCACGCGCAGCCAGCGGCTCGCCGAGCACCGGGATCTCGTCCTCGCGTGGTTGTGTGAGGAGCCCGCGCCCTCGCTCGACGAGGTGTCCCGGCGGCTCGCCGCCATCTCTCCGCGCACCGCTCCCTCGCCCGAGGACGCGCTGCTCGCGGCCAAGACGTACCTCAAGCAGCTCTACCGCTCGCTGTGGGATCAAGGCCTCATCGAGGCCAACGACTTCGCCGCCCTCACCCGCTATGCACGCGGAGGCGGACAGCGGCCCCCCAGCGCGCGCGAGCTGCGGCCGAAGAACGCCTACAACCTGCTGCGGCTGGTGGTGCTCGCCACCGGGTGGCTCGAGGACGGCGTGCCCACGTTCGAGGTGTCCGGCGCCATGAAAGCGCGCCTGTTGGAGATCAAATCGGGACAGGTTCCCCTGGAGGACGTGCTGCGAGACGCCGAGGCGCTCGCACCGGAGCTGGAAGAGGCCCACCGCACCAGCCGCCTGCCCGCGTTCCCCGATTACGGGCGCGCGGACCGGCTGCTGCGGCGCGTGGGTGAGGAGTTGGCGCGGCGCTGGGTCCTGAAGGAGCCCGGGCCGCTCGGCCGCGATGCCCCCACGCCTCCGGCCGTCACGGACAGGGAGGACGAGACATGA
- a CDS encoding nucleotidyltransferase domain-containing protein: MTQDLLTEHQARVASRVLDEEAAHRWHLVVSLSGAHAYGFPSPDSDLDLKCVHVTPTSHLLRLEPRPSPPTERLEIVEGVEVDYSSNELGAVLAGVLQGNGNYLERLLGAHPLRGSSELEALRPLVRGVLSRRLHRHYRGFAQSQLREWEKTGFRSAKKLLYVLRTALTGTHALLTGEVEADLTALMDRHGFAEAGELVLWKRRGERSELSEALSQSWRDKVGRALEQLDAARERSVLPEEPRESGALEAWLLELRRSRW; this comes from the coding sequence ATGACGCAGGACTTGCTGACAGAGCACCAGGCGCGCGTGGCCTCGCGCGTGCTCGACGAGGAAGCCGCGCACCGGTGGCACCTCGTCGTGAGCCTCTCGGGGGCCCATGCGTATGGCTTCCCCTCGCCCGACAGCGACCTGGACCTCAAGTGCGTCCACGTCACGCCCACCTCGCACCTGCTCCGCCTGGAGCCGCGCCCTTCCCCGCCCACCGAGCGCCTGGAGATCGTGGAGGGCGTCGAGGTGGACTACTCCTCCAACGAGCTGGGCGCCGTGCTGGCCGGCGTGCTCCAGGGCAATGGCAACTACCTGGAGCGGCTGCTCGGCGCCCATCCCCTCCGGGGCTCCAGCGAGCTGGAGGCCCTGCGCCCCCTGGTGCGAGGCGTCCTGTCGCGGCGCCTCCACCGGCACTACCGCGGCTTCGCCCAGAGCCAGTTGCGCGAGTGGGAGAAGACGGGCTTCCGCTCCGCCAAGAAGCTCCTCTACGTGCTGCGCACGGCGCTCACCGGCACCCATGCGCTGCTCACCGGAGAGGTGGAAGCGGACCTCACCGCGCTGATGGACCGCCATGGCTTCGCCGAAGCGGGAGAGCTCGTCCTCTGGAAACGGCGCGGCGAGCGCAGCGAGCTGTCCGAGGCGCTCTCCCAGAGCTGGCGCGACAAGGTCGGCCGGGCCCTCGAGCAACTCGACGCGGCGCGTGAGCGCTCCGTTCTTCCAGAAGAGCCCCGGGAGAGTGGTGCGCTGGAGGCATGGCTGCTCGAGCTGCGGCGCTCACGGTGGTGA
- a CDS encoding DUF2157 domain-containing protein, which yields MPLDPLDLAATPERLHALAEAGVLSPEALERASRLAVATPGPAAWRRFLSTTLLGFGSLLVLSGVIYFFAFNWQALHRFGKLGLVLAAVTGACIAAWRLGEGLAGQFALLFAAVLVGPLLAIYGQAYQTGADPYGLFLGWAVLILPWVVLARFSPLWLWLLLLVDTALILYWDQVVDRDGPSLFLTLAGINGVAWAATEEFSRRGVAWLQGRWLPRVLAMMTVLPLLGPSVMLAASPKDADTEGVVALCLLVGLMGAVYLFHRRVRPELFLLTLCALCAVTLITTFGGYLLFKQFRSADLELLGAYFALGLLVIAQMGLAVWWLRAEARDEEEA from the coding sequence GTGCCCCTCGATCCCCTCGACCTCGCCGCTACCCCCGAGCGCCTCCACGCGCTCGCGGAGGCCGGCGTCCTGTCTCCCGAGGCCCTGGAGCGGGCCTCGCGGCTCGCCGTGGCCACTCCCGGCCCGGCCGCCTGGCGGCGATTCCTGTCCACCACGCTGCTCGGCTTCGGCTCGCTGCTGGTGCTCTCCGGCGTCATCTACTTCTTCGCCTTCAACTGGCAGGCCCTCCACCGCTTCGGGAAGCTGGGGCTGGTGCTGGCCGCCGTCACCGGGGCGTGCATCGCCGCGTGGCGGCTGGGCGAGGGGCTCGCGGGACAGTTCGCCCTGCTCTTCGCCGCGGTGCTCGTGGGTCCCCTGCTCGCCATCTATGGACAGGCCTACCAGACGGGCGCGGACCCCTACGGCCTGTTCCTCGGGTGGGCCGTGCTCATCTTGCCCTGGGTGGTACTCGCGCGCTTCAGCCCCTTGTGGCTGTGGCTGTTGCTGCTCGTGGACACGGCGCTCATCCTCTATTGGGACCAGGTCGTCGACAGGGACGGCCCCTCGCTCTTCCTCACGCTGGCGGGAATCAATGGCGTGGCCTGGGCCGCGACCGAGGAGTTCTCGAGGCGAGGTGTCGCCTGGCTCCAGGGACGCTGGTTGCCGCGAGTCCTCGCGATGATGACGGTGCTGCCCCTGCTCGGCCCGTCGGTGATGCTGGCGGCCTCGCCCAAGGACGCGGACACCGAGGGCGTCGTGGCGCTCTGCCTGCTCGTCGGGCTCATGGGCGCGGTGTACCTCTTCCACCGCCGGGTCCGTCCGGAGCTCTTCCTGCTCACCTTGTGCGCCCTGTGCGCGGTGACGCTGATCACCACCTTCGGGGGATACCTGCTGTTCAAGCAGTTCAGGAGCGCGGACCTCGAGCTCCTGGGCGCCTACTTCGCGCTCGGACTGCTCGTCATCGCGCAGATGGGGCTCGCGGTCTGGTGGTTGCGCGCCGAGGCACGTGACGAGGAGGAGGCATAG
- a CDS encoding DUF4401 domain-containing protein: MAFKPSLRAVLPPEAQQPARDVLLSLPEAQRGTPWFVNVLSGLGAWVASVFLVIFLALFLLDDSKTGAIVTGLLITAGAVVLRRASSHVFITQLALSAGLAGQGFFLVGVGSLWRSEATIALAALVLQLVLLVVYPDTLQRFLSTLFAGLSLLYLLRVHAPAVVADVALVGITALAHVLLLQQGRLQSRVRVAPLVTPAAFGLITTLFWVLLMRTWFQGFYQYFFRKGGELPAGVLTLGLAAVTLYSAWRVMEETRAGPGGAAGVTAFAALALTALLTLNTPGVIAALGVLMLGFHRRNAVLLGLAVLFILVFGVSYYYDLKMSLLAKSLALLGSGLLMLGLRLFIARRFPVAGEAP; encoded by the coding sequence ATGGCCTTCAAACCCTCGCTTCGAGCGGTCCTGCCCCCCGAGGCCCAGCAGCCAGCCCGTGACGTGCTCCTGTCGCTCCCCGAGGCCCAGCGCGGCACGCCCTGGTTCGTCAACGTCCTGAGCGGGCTGGGCGCGTGGGTGGCCTCCGTGTTCCTGGTGATCTTCCTCGCGCTGTTCCTCCTGGACGACAGCAAGACAGGCGCGATCGTCACGGGGCTCCTCATCACCGCGGGTGCGGTGGTGCTGCGCCGCGCGAGTTCCCATGTCTTCATCACCCAGCTCGCCCTGTCCGCCGGGCTGGCCGGCCAGGGGTTCTTCCTCGTGGGAGTGGGAAGCCTCTGGAGGAGTGAGGCGACCATCGCCCTCGCCGCGCTCGTGCTCCAGCTCGTGCTCCTCGTCGTCTACCCGGACACCCTCCAGCGATTCCTGTCCACGCTGTTCGCGGGACTCTCCCTGCTGTACCTGCTGCGAGTCCACGCGCCCGCGGTGGTGGCGGACGTGGCCCTGGTGGGGATCACCGCGCTCGCCCACGTGCTCCTGCTCCAGCAGGGCAGGCTCCAGAGCCGAGTCAGGGTCGCGCCGTTGGTGACGCCCGCGGCCTTCGGGCTCATCACCACCCTCTTCTGGGTGCTGCTCATGCGCACCTGGTTCCAGGGCTTCTATCAGTACTTCTTCCGCAAGGGCGGGGAGCTGCCCGCGGGCGTGCTGACGCTGGGACTCGCCGCGGTGACGCTGTACTCGGCCTGGCGGGTGATGGAGGAGACCCGGGCCGGGCCGGGAGGCGCCGCGGGCGTGACGGCCTTCGCCGCGCTGGCCCTCACGGCGCTGCTCACGTTGAACACCCCCGGCGTCATCGCCGCGCTGGGCGTGCTGATGCTGGGCTTCCACCGGCGCAACGCCGTGCTGCTCGGCCTGGCCGTGCTCTTCATCCTCGTGTTCGGCGTGAGCTACTACTACGACCTGAAGATGTCGCTGCTCGCCAAGTCGCTCGCACTGCTGGGCAGTGGCCTGCTCATGCTCGGCCTGCGGCTCTTCATCGCCCGCCGCTTTCCCGTGGCCGGGGAGGCCCCATGA
- a CDS encoding GDYXXLXY domain-containing protein, with product MKRTHVIFGGLALVVVALVALVTGKERLLARGTPLYLELVPVDPRSLIQGDYMVLDYAVSREARLSEDKPVADGRLVIRRDERGVGHYVRSGESQPPGPGEMWLRFKVRRSRVRLGAESFFFQEGHAERYAQAKYGELRVAEDGSSVLVGLRDANLSPLGGGPLSAGPDAP from the coding sequence ATGAAGCGCACCCACGTCATCTTCGGTGGACTCGCCCTGGTGGTGGTGGCCCTGGTGGCGCTCGTCACCGGCAAGGAGCGGCTGCTCGCGCGCGGCACGCCCCTGTATCTGGAGCTCGTCCCAGTGGATCCCCGCTCGCTCATCCAGGGCGATTACATGGTGCTCGACTACGCCGTCAGCCGGGAGGCCCGCCTCTCCGAGGACAAGCCGGTGGCGGACGGGCGGCTCGTCATCCGCAGGGACGAGCGGGGCGTGGGCCACTACGTCCGGAGCGGGGAGTCGCAGCCCCCCGGGCCCGGGGAGATGTGGCTGCGCTTCAAGGTGCGCCGGAGCCGCGTCCGTCTGGGTGCGGAGTCCTTCTTCTTCCAGGAGGGCCACGCCGAGCGCTACGCCCAGGCGAAGTATGGCGAGCTGAGGGTGGCCGAGGACGGCTCCAGCGTCCTCGTGGGCCTGAGGGACGCCAACCTGAGCCCCCTGGGAGGGGGTCCCCTTTCCGCGGGCCCGGACGCCCCGTGA
- a CDS encoding class I SAM-dependent methyltransferase: MQRLSDWYDHPEYYEAIFGTDTAREVDFLAEVSRRYGTGGKRWLEPACGAGRLVAEAASRGFQVVGYDISEKMLAHARARLSPALRRRVRLHLSRMEDFFQPELEGRVDLAFNLVSTFRYLDSEKAALAHLKGTRRLLEPGGLYVLGFHLTDYERDKAEHERWVERLGEDTVVCNTHEGLPDRKLRRSAMRNRLRITGPGKDLLIETHWHFRTYDLAQARRLFRAAGLQVRAVFDFHYQVDAPRAPRDIRLDSIFVLAPGEAAEPAPRE; the protein is encoded by the coding sequence ATGCAACGACTGTCCGACTGGTATGACCATCCCGAGTACTACGAGGCCATCTTCGGCACCGACACGGCGCGCGAGGTGGACTTCCTCGCGGAGGTGAGCCGCCGCTACGGCACGGGAGGCAAGCGCTGGCTGGAGCCCGCGTGCGGCGCGGGACGCCTGGTGGCCGAGGCCGCGAGCCGGGGCTTCCAGGTGGTGGGCTACGACATCTCCGAGAAGATGCTGGCCCATGCCCGCGCCCGCCTGTCCCCGGCCCTGCGCCGGCGCGTGCGGCTGCACCTCTCTCGCATGGAGGACTTCTTCCAGCCGGAGCTGGAGGGGCGGGTGGACCTGGCGTTCAACCTCGTGTCCACGTTCCGCTACCTCGACAGCGAGAAGGCGGCGCTCGCGCACCTCAAGGGCACGCGGCGGCTGCTCGAGCCCGGGGGGCTGTACGTGCTGGGCTTCCACCTCACCGACTACGAGCGCGACAAGGCCGAGCACGAGCGCTGGGTGGAGCGGCTCGGCGAGGACACGGTGGTGTGCAACACCCACGAGGGGCTGCCGGACCGGAAGCTGCGGCGCTCGGCCATGCGCAACCGGCTGCGCATCACCGGGCCCGGCAAGGATCTGCTCATCGAGACGCACTGGCACTTCCGCACGTATGACCTCGCGCAGGCGCGGCGGTTGTTCCGGGCGGCCGGGCTCCAGGTGCGGGCGGTGTTCGACTTCCACTACCAGGTGGACGCGCCGCGCGCCCCGAGGGACATCCGGCTCGACAGCATCTTCGTCCTGGCTCCCGGCGAGGCGGCGGAGCCGGCTCCGCGCGAGTGA
- a CDS encoding ZIP family metal transporter gives MPLAVSLALYSLIILVGALVGALAVVLTRTPKRLVTFLAFAAGVMFGAAFFHMLPEAYVGGGFWAFALVPAGFVFLMVLERYVLTHACEEPADCKEHVHGHTLGLTAFLGLSTHTLFDGIALGSAVKEGVGLMALMAITSHKVPSSLSLASILKAEGKSTSRILLFAVLYGLMVPLGAVLYFAFDAVLRFESLAPRALAFSAGTFLYVAVTDLLPHVNRHGKDNKARNLVALVTGLLLMLALARVAEFPGH, from the coding sequence ATGCCCCTCGCGGTATCCCTCGCCCTCTATTCGCTGATCATCCTGGTGGGCGCCCTCGTGGGGGCGCTGGCGGTGGTGCTCACCCGGACGCCCAAGCGTCTGGTGACGTTCCTGGCGTTCGCCGCGGGGGTGATGTTCGGGGCGGCGTTCTTCCACATGCTCCCCGAGGCCTATGTCGGCGGAGGCTTCTGGGCGTTCGCGCTGGTGCCTGCGGGCTTCGTCTTCCTGATGGTGCTGGAGCGCTACGTGCTGACGCACGCGTGCGAGGAGCCGGCCGATTGCAAGGAGCACGTGCACGGGCACACGCTGGGCCTGACGGCCTTCCTCGGCCTGTCGACGCACACGCTGTTCGATGGGATCGCCCTGGGCTCGGCGGTGAAGGAGGGGGTGGGGTTGATGGCACTGATGGCCATCACCTCGCACAAGGTGCCCTCGTCCCTGTCACTCGCCTCCATCCTCAAGGCCGAGGGCAAGAGCACCTCGAGAATCCTCCTCTTCGCGGTGCTCTACGGGCTGATGGTGCCGCTGGGCGCGGTGCTGTACTTCGCCTTCGACGCGGTGCTGCGCTTCGAGTCGCTCGCCCCCCGGGCCCTGGCCTTCTCGGCGGGCACCTTCCTCTACGTGGCGGTGACGGATCTGCTGCCGCACGTGAACCGGCACGGCAAGGACAACAAGGCGCGCAACCTGGTGGCGCTGGTGACGGGGCTGTTGTTGATGCTCGCGCTGGCGCGGGTGGCGGAGTTCCCGGGGCATTGA
- a CDS encoding mechanosensitive ion channel family protein — MSRALTALSLCLSVLLSWNAWALNNTGLGEPPSTVNRQTPYAAANGFSDAVHRGDYALASHYLDLDFLPPAEQKEKGARLARQLKFVLDHKLSPSSLANLSKEPEGDPENSRFDQIDAIPVGDELYPIRLNRLSVPGGGRVWVFSEATVKAIEPLYATYGPVLLGEELPAGLFARSVLGLEPWQWLGVFLTLVGAALLGVVIERVSLKVMGRLAKWTRITWDDALVPAARGPLKLLSFAILGALGMSALLLPPTARSITGHLFISLLIIAVAWYLLRFLRVTAQYVQETVANNSKDAVRARGLRTQLAVLRSVFEAATYVIAAALLLMQFEMVRNVGVSLLASAGIAGIVIGLAAQKSISSLLAGIQMSITQPIRIGDQVVVENEFGTVEEISLTYVVVKVWDERRLVIPISQFLDKPFQNWSKGGSSMLGVVRLMVDFATDMDALRAELQRILANEAKELWDGRVATVVVEDVLDRTMQVRVLVSANPSVLFDARALVREKLIQFLRGRPEWLPFTRTEARALPAPPAPKPAEEPARPASPEPARS; from the coding sequence ATGTCCCGCGCCTTGACTGCTCTGAGCCTGTGCTTGTCCGTGCTGCTGTCGTGGAATGCTTGGGCGCTCAACAACACCGGTCTGGGGGAGCCGCCCTCCACGGTGAACCGGCAGACGCCCTATGCCGCCGCCAATGGCTTCTCCGACGCGGTCCACCGGGGCGACTACGCCCTGGCCTCGCACTACCTGGACCTCGACTTCCTCCCCCCCGCCGAGCAGAAGGAGAAGGGCGCTCGCCTGGCGCGCCAGCTCAAGTTCGTCCTGGACCACAAGCTGTCGCCCTCCTCCCTGGCCAACCTGAGCAAGGAGCCCGAGGGCGACCCGGAGAACAGCCGCTTCGATCAGATCGACGCCATCCCCGTGGGGGATGAGCTCTACCCCATCCGACTCAATCGCCTGTCTGTCCCCGGAGGTGGTCGGGTGTGGGTCTTCAGCGAGGCGACGGTGAAGGCCATCGAGCCGCTCTACGCGACGTACGGCCCGGTGTTGCTGGGTGAGGAATTGCCGGCGGGGCTCTTCGCGCGGTCGGTGTTGGGGTTGGAGCCGTGGCAGTGGCTGGGGGTGTTCCTGACGCTGGTGGGGGCGGCCCTGCTCGGGGTGGTGATTGAACGCGTGTCGCTCAAGGTGATGGGACGGCTGGCGAAGTGGACGCGCATCACCTGGGATGACGCGCTGGTGCCGGCGGCCCGGGGGCCGCTGAAGCTCTTGAGCTTCGCGATACTCGGGGCGCTGGGCATGTCGGCGCTGCTGTTGCCGCCCACGGCGCGCAGCATCACTGGCCACCTGTTCATCTCCCTGCTCATCATCGCGGTGGCCTGGTACCTGCTGCGCTTCCTCCGGGTGACGGCGCAGTACGTCCAGGAGACGGTGGCCAACAACTCCAAGGACGCCGTGCGGGCACGTGGGCTGCGCACCCAGCTCGCGGTGTTGCGCTCCGTGTTCGAGGCGGCCACCTACGTCATCGCCGCCGCGCTCCTGCTCATGCAGTTCGAGATGGTGCGCAACGTGGGCGTGTCGCTGCTCGCCTCGGCGGGAATCGCCGGTATCGTCATCGGTCTGGCGGCGCAGAAGTCCATTTCCTCGCTGCTCGCCGGCATCCAGATGTCCATCACCCAGCCCATCCGCATTGGCGACCAGGTGGTGGTGGAGAACGAGTTCGGCACGGTGGAGGAGATCTCCCTCACCTACGTGGTGGTGAAGGTGTGGGACGAGCGGCGGCTGGTGATTCCCATCTCCCAGTTCCTCGACAAGCCCTTCCAGAACTGGAGCAAGGGGGGCTCGAGCATGCTGGGCGTGGTGCGGCTGATGGTGGACTTCGCCACGGACATGGACGCGCTGCGCGCCGAGCTCCAGCGCATTCTGGCGAACGAGGCCAAGGAGCTGTGGGATGGCAGGGTGGCCACCGTGGTGGTGGAGGATGTGTTGGACCGCACGATGCAGGTGCGCGTGCTGGTGAGCGCCAACCCGAGCGTCCTCTTCGATGCGCGCGCCCTGGTGCGCGAGAAGTTGATTCAGTTCCTGCGTGGGCGGCCGGAGTGGCTGCCCTTCACCCGCACCGAGGCGCGTGCCCTGCCTGCTCCGCCCGCGCCGAAGCCTGCCGAGGAACCGGCGCGGCCCGCCTCGCCCGAGCCGGCTCGCTCTTGA
- a CDS encoding response regulator: MQEKRKILLIDDSEITLAMEKAVLEARGYEVIATSSLVEFEKTLQAWKPDLILTDIHMPEAKGTDICRTLKNEYGTQDIPIILFSSLPDDELANLAEQVGADGSLSKGNGLEAMGEKIDELVQSIIW, translated from the coding sequence GTGCAAGAGAAGCGAAAGATCCTCCTCATCGACGACAGCGAGATCACGCTCGCCATGGAGAAGGCCGTGCTGGAGGCGCGCGGCTACGAAGTCATCGCCACGTCCTCGCTGGTGGAGTTCGAGAAGACGCTCCAGGCGTGGAAGCCGGACCTCATCCTGACGGACATCCACATGCCCGAGGCCAAGGGCACCGACATCTGCCGCACGTTGAAGAACGAGTACGGGACGCAGGACATCCCCATCATCCTCTTCTCCAGCCTGCCGGATGACGAGCTGGCCAACCTGGCCGAACAGGTCGGTGCCGACGGCAGCCTGTCCAAGGGCAACGGCCTGGAGGCGATGGGTGAGAAGATCGACGAGCTGGTGCAGAGCATCATCTGGTGA